A part of Maniola hyperantus chromosome 14, iAphHyp1.2, whole genome shotgun sequence genomic DNA contains:
- the LOC117988127 gene encoding ubiquitin domain-containing protein UBFD1-like: MDYIASEKGDTAENQDPNSLVANGSSKPDIETKPRVDNGKSHIEAPTENASCASEPTEDSELCEIPEQVEFTVVFNKNKHDITFAYDATVLELKAHLERICGVPQSAQKLIIKGMAKDNVTLRNSGVVKGGKVMLVGSKMDDILAVKSAPKEILEEKNSSQSSKEPLCMQKIHRKVLDKGIPPDVMPGIKGVKEPLPPVPLSGMLNKHGGKVRLTFKPEQDQLWLGTKERTEKLAMTSIKSITSEPIKDHEEYHIMGLQLGPTEASRYWVYWVPAQYIEAIKDAVLGVWQFF, encoded by the exons ATGGATTATATTG CCTCTGAAAAGGGAGACACGGCTGAAAATCAAGACCCAAACTCTTTAGTAGCGAACGGCAGCTCTAAGCCCGATATAGAAACCAAACCTCGTGTTGATAATGGAAAATCACATATCGAAGCTCCCACAGAGAATGCTTCGTGTGCTTCGGAACCGACGGAGGACTCGGAACTATGCGAGATTCCGGAACAAGTCGAATTTACTGTAgtctttaacaaaaataaacacgACATCACATTTGCATATGATGCAACAGTGTTAGAACTTAAAGCTCATTTAGAGAGAATATGCGGCGTCCCACAGTCCGCCCAGAAACTAATAATCAAAGGAATGGCAAAGGATAATGTCACGTTGAGGAACTCTGGAGTAGTTAAGGGTGGAAAAGTTATGCTAGTTGGATCTAAAATGGATGATATTTTGGCTGTGAAAAGTGCACCAAAG gAAATACTAGAAGAAAAAAATAGTAGTCAGTCAAGCAAGGAACCTCTATGCATGCAAAAGATTCACAGGAAAGTCTTAGACAAGGGCATTCCCCCAGATGTCATGCCTGGAATAAAAGGAGTTAAG GAACCTTTACCCCCTGTGCCATTAAGTGGGATGTTAAATAAACACGGAGGAAAGGTGAGGCTCACATTCAAGCCTGAACAGGACCAGCTGTGGCTCGGAACCAAAGAACGCACTGAAAAACTTGCCATGACTTCTATCAAAA GTATCACATCAGAACCAATTAAAGACCATGAGGAATATCATATTATG GGACTGCAACTTGGACCTACAGAAGCATCGAGGTATTGGGTGTACTGGGTACCAGCACAGTATATTGAAGCCATAAAAGACGCGGTACTGGGTGTGTGGCAATTCTTCTAA
- the LOC117988114 gene encoding uncharacterized protein: MNFNIEDPLAGILSDGSDDSFFDDDILGKKKPPKKKETPTAERRNALFDIGEPVTQTKNTKAEDKDLFGDESLKRDSSYNEVKSAQKASPTHFKRTTSKDSIKINQTEVKTKLLNEKIEVAKSPAKSKPSTNIDKLSILDDPKKDPMKPLERGKSSQSLLDVILGGPSLKSGASTQSTKPAPAAKKQDFNLDSILGNTEPKTASSQIESQKPVKIEPPKDIKPKKGKSSDDWLGIFQEKDEVIEEDDTDDVPAWLGGGDKKKKSVNEPSGKTKPTKQLHLEEKLKVEVETNKTTVDSNVDKVMNADFTPNVPNLDINQEDLTMEGASLYLQQQESQLMIALQLKAQDEKLASMQVRQKESQRVQREAALAQHEQIDAMLRRQAEHRQQMQNIIAAHQERITQRIKALLGDVNTEHDKEFGIANEYETTDSRKESPYAKERKQLLQLVQSLQENHDKEVDLMETSYRRQLAFLEVSFTQTEERMREESEKLVKFYAEKIGWLDEHHQLYKRMYEDNLSSLTERHRNEHDMLRHQHLENIKVLQEHHAALMENIKNAVKQEQVLIKDSASFSSDLQELLSSVKTGNEQCGQLYEKVESLSKNTHRDSERSLQIRETQITDMIEQLRKERENFEKEKSESKSMVNMLEARLKQMTTMIEEESALLRQKKMEFEFEKATFSKQTEFAKNVLKKQDEEIKMLKEDIQKEYQDKVTKIDEERAKALKDSALVAKEKASIQSLKLELEKTKAELQAQLEELTEERTKINAEKQELHLEEQRVMSKSRDLDLLARTAMEKQSQADKKYSEAEFLQRKYEDRIRRVQEHVVSLNAREKQIAKEKVALSRERLSLHNERKEIDNRQQCSLCRSSQYNTEYAYMPYNAPVPRVYGDLSREYGNLSAPANVVEAEMAQLMGRVGHEVNMDGIDGDQEPGPLKDYMDPKLMMLRLDVQQVISHLDQTKKDEIRNDHQE; encoded by the exons ATGAATTTCAATATTGAAGATCCTTTAGCAGGTATTTTAAGTGATGGTAGTGACGATAGTTTCTTTGACGATGATATACTAGGAAAGAAAAAGCCACCAAAGAAAAAAGAAACACCTACAGCGGAGAGAAGAAACGCTTTATTCGATATAGGTGAGCCAGTAACACAAACTAAAAACACTAAAGCTGAAGATAAAGATTTGTTTGGAGATGAGAGCTTGAAACGAGATTCGTCATACAATGAAGTTAAAAGTGCTCAAAAAGCATCTCCAACACATTTTAAACGTACAACATCTAAAGATTCAATCAAAATTAATCAAACTGaagtaaaaactaaactacTGAATGAAAAAATTGAAGTAGCAAAATCTCCAGCTAAATCCAAACCTAGCACGAATATTGATAAGTTAAGTATTCTAGACGATCCAAAGAAAGATCCAATGAAACCTCTAGAAAGGGGTAAAAGTTCGCAATCTTTATTAGATGTCATTTTGGGAGGTCCATCATTAAAATCAGGTGCATCAACTCAATCTACAAAACCCGCGCCGGCTGCAAAAAAACAGGATTTCAATTTAGACTCTATTCTAGGAAACACAGAACCTAAAACTGCCTCTAGTCAAATTGAATCACAAAAACCTGTTAAAATTGAGCCCCCAAAAGATATTAAACCTAAAAAAGGTAAGTCCAGCGATGATTGGCTAGGAATTTTTCAAGAAAAAGACGAAGTTATAGAAGAGGATGATACCGATGACGTACCAGCGTGGTTAGGAGGCGgtgataaaaagaaaaagtctGTTAACGAACCAAGTGGGAAAACTAAGCCAACTAAACAATTACATCTTGAAGAAAAACTTAAGGTTGAAGTTGAAACAAATAAAACTACTGTTGATTCTAATGTAGATAAGGTTATGAACGCTGATTTTACTCCAAATGTCCCAAACCTGGATATAAATCAGGAAGATTTAACAATGGAAGGAGCGTCTCTTTATTTACAACAACAAGAATCTCAGCTGATGATTGCTCTGCAGTTGAAAGCGCAAGATGAAAAGTTAGCTTCAATGCAGg TGCGACAGAAAGAAAGTCAGAGAGTACAACGTGAAGCAGCGTTAGCGCAACACGAACAGATCGACGCGATGCTTCGACGACAAGCCGAGCACAGGCAGCAGATGCAGAATATCATTGCTGCACATCAGGAGCGAATCACACAAAGGATAAAA GCTTTACTTGGCGATGTCAATACTGAACATGACAAAGAATTTGGAATTGCAAATGAATATGAAACTACGGACAGTCGCAAAGAGAGTCCATACGCAAAGGAAAGGAAGCAATTGCTACAACTCGTACAGTCTCTGCAAGAAAACCATGACAAAGAAGTTGATTTAATGGAAACTTCTTATAG ACGACAGCTAGCATTCTTAGAGGTTTCTTTTACTCAAACAGAAGAAAGAATGAGAGAGGAGAGCGAAAAGCTCGTAAAGTTCTACGCGGAGAAAATAGGCTGGCTCGACGAACACCACCAGTTGTATAAGAGGATGTATGAAGATAATTTAAGCTCTCTGACAGAAAGACATAGAAATGAACATGATATGCTAAGACATCAACATTTGGAGAATATTAAAGTTTTGCAAGAGCATCATGCGGCTTTGATGGAGAATATCAA AAATGCAGTAAAACAGGAGCAAGTACTCATAAAAGATTCCGCTAGTTTCTCGTCGGATCTTCAGGAATTGTTGTCGAGCGTAAAAACGGGTAACGAACAATGTGGTCAGTTATACGAAAAAGTCGAATCACTTTCAAAAAATACTCACAGGGATTCAGAGAGAAGTTTGCAGATACGAGAAACTCAAATAACTG ATATGATAGAACAACTGAGAAAGGAAAGAGAGAATTTTGAAAAAGAGAAATCAGAAAGCAAAAGTATGGTTAACATGTTGGAAGCTCGACTCAAACAAATGACTACG ATGATTGAAGAAGAATCTGCATTGTTAAGGCAAAAAAAAAtggagtttgagtttgaaaaaGCGACGTTTAGCAAACAGACGGAATTTGCAAAAAATGTGTTGAAGAAACAAGATGAAGAAATCAAG atGTTAAAAGAAGATATACAAAAAGAATACCAAGATAAAGTCACGAAGATAGATGAGGAAAGGGCTAAGGCTTTGAAGGACAGCGCTTTAGTTGCTAAGGAGAAAGCTTCTATACAGAGCCTGAAGTTGGAACTTgag AAAACGAAGGCAGAATTACAAGCGCAGTTGGAAGAGCTGACAGAAGAAAGGACGAAGATAAACGCCGAGAAACAAGAGTTGCATTTGGAGGAACAGAGGGTTATGTCCAA aagCAGAGACCTAGACCTACTAGCAAGAACAGCAATGGAGAAGCAGTCCCAAGCAGACAAGAAATATTCCGAAGCTGAATTCCTCCAAAGAAAATACGAAGACAGGATACGAAGAGTCCAGGAGCATGTCGTCTCGCTTAATGCGAGAGAAAAACAAATTGCTAAGGAAAAAGTGGCTTTATCCAGGGAGAGATTGAGTTTACACAACGAAAGGAAAGAGATAGACAATCGTCAGCAGTGTTCTTTATGTAGGAGTTCACAATATAATACGGAATATGCTTATATGCCATACAATGCGCCTGTTCCGAGGGTATATGGTGATTTGTCAAGGGAATATGGGAATTTAAGCGCTCCTGCCAATGTTGTAGAGGCGGAAATGGCTCAACTGATGGGGAGGGTTGGTCACGAAGTTAATATGGATGGGATTGATGGAGATCAAGAACCGGGACCATTAAAG GATTACATGGATCCAAAGTTAATGATGTTGCGCTTAGATGTTCAACAAGTAATAAGTcatttagaccaaactaagaaAGACGAAATAAGAAATGACCATCAGGAATGA